In a single window of the Thermofilum uzonense genome:
- the rpoA1 gene encoding DNA-directed RNA polymerase subunit A' — MSNSHKIVAGVKFGILSPDLIRKISVMRVETSELYDEEGLPIPGGLMDRRLGSIEPGTTCQTCGNRAVNCPGHFGYIELARPVIHPEFSPYIANLLKATCRYCGRVKLPQDRIETWKKRINAVAKHWPPLKYKYAQAIIKEASKVQKCPHCGSPQYKIKLEKPYTFYEEREGGLIKLTPLEIRERLERIPDQDLELLGLDPKEARPEWMVLRVLPVVPPSVRPSITLESGDRSEDDLTHKLVDIVRVNQRLKESIEAGSPPLIIEDLWGLLQYHVATYFNNELPGVPAAKHRSGRPLRTLAQRLKGKEGRFRGSLAGKRVDFSARTVVSPDPNLSINEVGVPEDVAKVLTVPEKVTSWNIEKLRRLVINGPEKWPGANYIIRPDGSRIDLRYVKHREEVAQTLKPGFIVERHLQDGDVVLFNRQPSLHRMSIMAHIVKVLPYKSFRLNLLVTIPYNADFDGDEMNLHVPQNEEARAEARTLMLVQEHIMTPRYGAPIIGAIHDYITGAYLLTRKDSLFDKHKATTLLYNANYKGSLPEPAILKPGPYWTGKQLVSVFLPPDMDYVGRAAVAPSSGKCDQEFCENDGYILIKNGKLLLGVFDKQAIGAEKHGTVLHEIIREYGVGKAKEIMDGLYKMFIIYLDMHGFTMGVDSIEIPDEAQRDIEKVLREAEQRVMELIEQYKRGELQPMPGKTRKETLEDLIMNVLAEARSRAGEIAGAYLGLMNHAVIMARTGARGSMLNLTQMAATVGQQSVRGKRIERGFTERTLSHFDKGELSPASKGFVYSSFRRGLSPVEFFFHAISGREGLVDTAVRTAQSGYMYRRLQSAIQDFYVAYDGTVRNSEGMIIQFRYGEDGVDPARSDHGKPVDVEKLVKKIIALRGEA, encoded by the coding sequence ATGAGTAATTCGCATAAAATTGTTGCTGGTGTTAAGTTCGGAATTCTATCACCTGACCTTATCAGGAAAATCTCGGTAATGCGTGTTGAGACCTCCGAGCTTTATGACGAGGAGGGACTACCGATACCTGGAGGCTTAATGGATCGTAGGCTTGGATCGATCGAACCAGGCACTACGTGTCAGACATGCGGTAATAGAGCTGTAAACTGCCCAGGCCACTTCGGATACATCGAACTGGCCAGACCTGTTATTCACCCCGAGTTCTCACCATATATCGCTAACCTCCTTAAGGCTACTTGTAGATACTGTGGAAGAGTAAAGCTACCGCAGGATAGGATCGAGACATGGAAGAAAAGAATAAACGCGGTGGCGAAACACTGGCCTCCGCTTAAATACAAATATGCACAAGCGATTATTAAGGAAGCTTCAAAGGTTCAAAAATGCCCCCATTGCGGTAGTCCTCAATACAAGATTAAGCTTGAGAAACCTTATACTTTTTATGAGGAGCGAGAAGGCGGGCTTATAAAACTTACACCTCTAGAGATCCGCGAAAGACTCGAGAGAATCCCAGACCAAGACCTTGAACTTCTAGGGTTGGATCCTAAAGAGGCCCGGCCTGAATGGATGGTTCTAAGAGTGCTTCCCGTTGTGCCTCCAAGCGTGAGGCCGTCTATCACGCTGGAGTCAGGTGACAGGAGCGAGGATGACCTCACCCATAAGTTAGTGGATATTGTACGAGTGAATCAGAGACTAAAAGAGAGTATAGAGGCTGGATCGCCGCCGCTAATAATAGAGGACCTATGGGGATTGCTTCAATATCATGTAGCCACATATTTCAATAATGAGCTCCCAGGGGTTCCTGCAGCGAAGCATAGATCAGGCAGACCCTTAAGGACACTTGCGCAACGTCTAAAGGGTAAAGAGGGTAGATTTAGAGGTAGCTTAGCTGGAAAAAGAGTGGATTTCTCGGCACGAACGGTTGTGTCCCCGGACCCCAACCTGAGTATAAATGAGGTGGGCGTACCCGAGGACGTAGCTAAAGTATTAACAGTACCAGAAAAAGTGACCAGTTGGAACATAGAGAAACTACGAAGGCTCGTAATTAACGGGCCTGAAAAATGGCCTGGCGCAAATTATATCATAAGGCCTGATGGCTCGCGCATAGATCTTAGATACGTAAAGCATCGTGAAGAAGTCGCTCAAACCTTGAAGCCCGGGTTTATAGTTGAGAGACATCTCCAGGATGGGGATGTAGTTCTCTTCAATAGGCAACCTTCACTTCATCGTATGTCTATAATGGCTCACATAGTCAAAGTATTGCCTTACAAGTCATTCAGGCTGAACCTCCTAGTCACGATACCCTATAATGCTGACTTTGACGGAGACGAGATGAACCTCCATGTGCCTCAAAACGAGGAAGCACGGGCCGAGGCAAGAACATTGATGCTGGTCCAGGAGCATATAATGACTCCCAGGTATGGGGCACCCATCATTGGAGCAATCCACGATTATATAACGGGTGCGTACCTGTTAACCAGAAAGGATTCACTTTTTGACAAGCATAAAGCCACAACTCTGCTGTATAATGCAAATTACAAAGGATCACTACCCGAACCTGCCATTCTAAAACCAGGCCCCTACTGGACTGGGAAACAGCTAGTCAGCGTTTTCTTGCCCCCAGACATGGACTACGTGGGCAGGGCTGCCGTAGCGCCATCTTCCGGGAAATGTGACCAGGAGTTTTGTGAAAATGACGGCTATATCCTCATAAAGAACGGAAAACTCTTACTGGGCGTCTTCGATAAGCAGGCTATAGGTGCAGAAAAACACGGCACCGTACTCCATGAGATAATAAGGGAGTATGGCGTCGGGAAGGCTAAGGAAATCATGGACGGGTTATACAAGATGTTTATCATTTACCTCGATATGCATGGCTTCACGATGGGTGTTGACAGTATCGAGATCCCGGATGAGGCGCAGAGGGACATTGAGAAGGTTTTACGTGAAGCGGAACAAAGGGTCATGGAGCTTATAGAGCAATATAAGCGGGGCGAGCTACAGCCAATGCCAGGAAAAACGAGGAAAGAAACGTTGGAAGATCTAATAATGAACGTTCTAGCGGAGGCACGTAGCCGGGCGGGAGAAATAGCTGGAGCGTATCTCGGTCTAATGAATCACGCGGTCATAATGGCCAGGACGGGGGCTAGAGGTAGCATGCTGAACCTGACGCAAATGGCTGCCACCGTGGGACAACAGTCTGTTAGAGGGAAGAGGATCGAGCGTGGCTTCACCGAGCGAACACTGTCACATTTCGATAAAGGAGAGCTTTCCCCTGCCTCGAAAGGATTTGTTTACAGCAGCTTCCGTCGAGGCCTATCTCCCGTGGAGTTCTTCTTCCATGCTATATCCGGAAGAGAGGGACTTGTAGACACTGCTGTACGCACTGCTCAGAGCGGTTACATGTATAGGCGTTTACAAAGCGCCATTCAAGACTTTTACGTGGCATATGACGGGACGGTTCGCAACAGTGAAGGGATGATAATACAATTCCGCTACGGTGAAGACGGTGTTGATCCCGCGAGAAGTGATCACGGTAAACCCGTTGATGTCGAAAAATTGGTTAAGAAGATTATCGCTTTGAGAGGTGAAGCATGA
- the rpoA2 gene encoding DNA-directed RNA polymerase subunit A'', with the protein MSPEELWSEIEKYHDMLPLSLRRELYEKILEYKLTRGEALQVLEEAVRRYLSSLVAPGEAVGMVAAQSLGEPATQMTLRTFHFAGVRELNVTLGLPRLIEIVDLRREPSTPMMEIYLEPEIATNEQEALRIAREIELTTVETLSKSIVMDFYEKSIILELDPEMMENRGVTVDDIVKALNRVKGKKGKIEVSEDNSTIIFYTELEDLIKFRRMYDRILDLRVKGIKGIRHAIVKPIRDDNGNLKEYVILTEGSNLQAVLNIEGVDPRRTVTNNIIEIYEVLGIEAARAAIIKEIKKVLDEHGLDVDYRHILMVADAMTYTGKVRQVGRHGVAGEKGSILARASFEVTVKNLIEAAMRGEIDELKGVIENVIIESKPIPVGTGAVKLKMKYQRSVGEGEGK; encoded by the coding sequence ATAAGTCCAGAAGAGTTATGGAGCGAGATTGAGAAATACCACGACATGTTGCCGCTTTCACTAAGGAGGGAATTATACGAAAAGATACTCGAGTACAAGCTTACTCGAGGTGAAGCTCTTCAAGTATTGGAGGAGGCCGTACGCAGATATCTGTCAAGCCTTGTAGCTCCAGGAGAAGCAGTCGGAATGGTTGCAGCTCAGTCTCTTGGCGAGCCTGCAACCCAGATGACGCTCAGAACTTTCCACTTTGCTGGTGTACGCGAGTTAAACGTAACTCTGGGTCTACCAAGACTGATCGAGATAGTGGATCTTAGAAGAGAGCCTTCAACACCTATGATGGAGATTTACCTGGAACCAGAAATAGCTACGAACGAGCAGGAGGCACTCAGAATAGCCAGGGAGATAGAACTAACAACAGTCGAGACCTTGAGCAAGAGTATTGTAATGGACTTTTATGAAAAAAGCATCATCCTCGAGTTGGACCCTGAAATGATGGAGAACCGCGGCGTTACTGTTGATGATATAGTTAAGGCCTTAAACCGGGTTAAGGGTAAGAAAGGAAAAATAGAGGTGTCGGAAGATAACTCCACGATAATATTCTACACGGAGCTCGAGGATCTTATCAAGTTTAGGAGAATGTATGACAGGATTCTCGACTTGCGCGTAAAAGGAATTAAAGGCATCAGACATGCAATTGTGAAACCAATTAGGGACGATAACGGCAATCTAAAGGAATATGTTATTCTAACCGAGGGTAGTAACCTCCAGGCTGTTTTGAATATAGAGGGAGTCGATCCTCGAAGGACTGTAACCAATAACATCATAGAAATATACGAAGTTTTAGGAATAGAGGCCGCAAGGGCTGCAATTATAAAAGAGATAAAGAAGGTTCTCGACGAACACGGATTAGACGTAGATTACAGGCACATCCTCATGGTTGCTGACGCAATGACCTATACAGGGAAAGTTAGGCAGGTGGGTAGGCATGGAGTTGCCGGCGAGAAAGGAAGTATACTTGCCCGTGCAAGCTTCGAGGTTACGGTTAAGAATTTGATTGAGGCTGCCATGCGAGGCGAGATTGATGAACTCAAAGGGGTTATAGAAAACGTTATAATAGAGAGTAAACCTATCCCTGTAGGAACAGGCGCTGTAAAGCTTAAAATGAAGTATCAGCGCAGTGTTGGTGAAGGTGAGGGTAAATGA
- a CDS encoding 50S ribosomal protein L30e produces MSSSDLIRELQTVLKTGKAFLGYRRTIKAIINAQAKLVILARNAPSHISEEIKYYASLSQIPVYVFNGSSRELGAACNKPYLVSAIAILDPGESNILMLTQGVT; encoded by the coding sequence ATGAGTAGTAGTGATCTAATTAGAGAATTACAGACGGTGTTAAAGACAGGAAAAGCTTTCCTAGGATATAGGAGGACAATTAAGGCGATAATCAACGCTCAGGCAAAACTCGTTATTCTCGCCCGGAACGCGCCCAGTCACATAAGTGAGGAGATAAAGTATTACGCTTCTCTATCGCAAATACCAGTATACGTCTTCAACGGGAGTAGCAGAGAACTAGGAGCTGCATGCAACAAGCCCTATTTGGTATCAGCTATTGCCATACTTGATCCGGGCGAGAGTAACATCTTAATGTTAACACAGGGAGTTACATGA
- a CDS encoding NusA-like transcription termination signal-binding factor yields MSLASSGRRLGNEELQMMGLFENITKVPPKDCVVDTQYNRLIFVVDKGLAGLAVGKNGSKIRMLRDVFKRDVEVVEDGETIEELAKSTLYPAKIVQVEVKEEGGRKIVVARAAPGQLGIAIGRQGRNAYRAKLLLSRYFGISDLRVVEFNPGLAEPRNQP; encoded by the coding sequence ATGAGCCTGGCTTCGAGTGGACGCCGACTCGGCAATGAAGAGCTTCAAATGATGGGTCTATTTGAAAACATAACCAAGGTTCCGCCCAAGGATTGTGTTGTAGACACTCAATACAACCGCTTAATTTTCGTCGTCGATAAGGGTCTTGCGGGTCTCGCTGTAGGAAAAAACGGGTCGAAGATTCGAATGCTGAGAGATGTCTTTAAACGTGATGTGGAGGTAGTCGAGGATGGAGAAACTATCGAGGAGCTTGCAAAGAGCACTCTTTACCCTGCAAAAATAGTTCAGGTTGAGGTTAAGGAGGAGGGTGGCCGAAAAATAGTAGTAGCTCGTGCTGCCCCGGGTCAATTGGGAATAGCGATAGGAAGGCAAGGTAGGAATGCTTATAGAGCGAAGCTATTACTCTCAAGATACTTTGGAATAAGCGACCTTCGGGTGGTCGAGTTTAATCCTGGCTTAGCGGAGCCGCGTAATCAACCATAA
- a CDS encoding 30S ribosomal protein S12: MPGSKSPMGMFAARKLELKRKKLRWSDLEYKRRMLQLKKKVDPLEGAPMARGIVIEKVGIESRQPNSAVRKCVRVQLIKNGKVVTAFLPGDGALLFINEHDEVVIEGIGGPEGRAYGDLPGVRWKVIKVNGVSLKEILRGRKQKPTR; this comes from the coding sequence ATGCCTGGCAGTAAGTCTCCAATGGGCATGTTTGCAGCACGCAAGCTAGAGCTTAAAAGGAAGAAGCTCCGCTGGAGCGATCTGGAGTACAAGCGTAGAATGTTACAGCTTAAGAAGAAGGTCGACCCTCTTGAAGGTGCGCCAATGGCCCGAGGAATAGTCATCGAGAAGGTTGGCATTGAAAGCCGTCAACCTAACAGCGCTGTACGCAAATGTGTAAGGGTTCAACTCATAAAGAACGGGAAAGTAGTCACAGCGTTTTTGCCCGGAGACGGCGCCCTCCTATTTATTAACGAACATGACGAGGTAGTAATTGAGGGAATAGGTGGACCGGAAGGCAGGGCTTATGGTGACCTACCGGGAGTCAGATGGAAGGTTATAAAGGTAAATGGGGTTTCTCTCAAAGAGATTCTACGCGGGCGTAAACAAAAACCAACGAGGTAA
- a CDS encoding DNA-directed RNA polymerase subunit D: MSSKPTLHVLEGKDKLLVVSLENVTPAFANSIRRALISEVPTLAIDEVIFTENTSGFWDEYIAHRLGLIPFKMSEDLYDALRDCYQNHGNDCQVVFSLNEEALERPKTVFSGHLRFEGIEGIIFEKERNEVIVEPVSKYIPIVKLNKGQKIALTAIARMGVGKNHAKWQPVTAVGYKYKPIVKVLNPEVPEEKANNLINICPRRVFGYTQGRIVVINENACSLCRECVEKYPDIVRVEGDPSKIILTIETLGGLPPRKLLEVALEVLDERLSALHDKISDALNAFLAPAPPEAPSGGGQSF; encoded by the coding sequence ATGTCGTCAAAACCCACTCTCCACGTTTTGGAAGGGAAGGATAAATTACTTGTTGTTTCCCTTGAGAACGTCACGCCTGCTTTTGCTAATAGTATCAGACGAGCTTTAATATCCGAGGTTCCGACGCTTGCTATAGATGAGGTTATTTTTACCGAGAACACGAGTGGGTTTTGGGACGAGTACATAGCTCATAGGCTAGGTTTAATCCCCTTTAAAATGAGCGAGGATTTGTACGATGCTCTAAGAGATTGCTACCAGAATCATGGAAATGATTGTCAAGTAGTTTTCTCTCTTAATGAAGAGGCACTGGAAAGACCAAAAACCGTTTTTAGCGGACATCTTAGGTTTGAGGGAATCGAAGGGATAATCTTCGAGAAAGAGAGAAATGAGGTAATAGTTGAACCAGTCTCCAAGTATATTCCGATAGTGAAACTCAACAAGGGACAAAAAATAGCTTTAACCGCCATTGCAAGGATGGGTGTCGGCAAGAATCATGCTAAATGGCAGCCTGTCACGGCTGTGGGGTACAAGTACAAGCCTATTGTTAAGGTCTTAAACCCTGAGGTGCCCGAGGAGAAGGCTAACAATTTGATAAATATCTGTCCTAGAAGGGTCTTCGGGTATACTCAGGGGCGTATAGTTGTCATAAATGAGAATGCTTGTTCCCTCTGCCGCGAATGTGTTGAAAAATATCCCGATATAGTGCGCGTCGAGGGAGATCCATCTAAAATTATACTAACCATAGAGACGCTGGGGGGCCTGCCACCACGTAAACTCCTTGAAGTCGCGCTTGAAGTGTTAGACGAAAGGCTAAGCGCGCTCCACGACAAGATATCTGACGCCTTAAACGCCTTCCTAGCCCCTGCCCCTCCAGAAGCGCCCTCTGGTGGCGGGCAAAGTTTTTAA
- a CDS encoding 50S ribosomal protein L13 has translation MDNIIVIDGSNHIAGRLASVIAKKLLEGKNIVVVNADKIIITGKPESITATYLKRWLEWKTYYNPEKRGPKYHRTPDRLFKRMVRGMLPHDKPKGREALKRLKVYVGVPEEFKEAKMVKVEEALFKNPLVPSITLGELYARLSNKVLMGGAE, from the coding sequence ATGGATAACATAATAGTAATAGATGGTTCCAATCACATTGCTGGAAGGCTTGCCAGTGTTATCGCTAAAAAACTTCTCGAGGGCAAAAATATCGTTGTTGTAAACGCGGATAAGATCATCATAACAGGCAAGCCTGAATCTATAACTGCGACATACTTGAAAAGATGGCTGGAATGGAAGACCTACTACAACCCCGAGAAGCGGGGCCCAAAGTATCATAGGACGCCAGATAGGCTCTTCAAACGAATGGTGCGGGGCATGCTTCCTCACGATAAACCGAAGGGGCGTGAAGCCCTCAAAAGACTAAAGGTTTATGTAGGAGTCCCCGAGGAGTTCAAGGAGGCAAAGATGGTTAAAGTGGAAGAGGCCTTATTTAAAAACCCCCTTGTTCCATCTATAACACTTGGGGAACTATACGCTAGGCTCTCTAATAAAGTGCTTATGGGTGGTGCCGAGTGA
- a CDS encoding 30S ribosomal protein S9, which translates to MRVVLASARRKTARARVIVRDGKGRIFINGTPLEVLEPEVVRLKIMEPIVLAGDLVKTIDIFAEAKGGGIIGQASAIRTAIARAILEWSGNEELKKIYLQYDRRLLVEDPRQTEPKKPHGRSARAKRQKSYR; encoded by the coding sequence GTGAGAGTTGTTCTAGCTTCCGCTCGACGTAAAACAGCTAGGGCTAGAGTTATAGTGAGAGATGGCAAGGGAAGGATTTTTATCAACGGAACTCCTCTCGAGGTTCTCGAACCTGAAGTTGTAAGGCTAAAGATCATGGAACCAATTGTCCTTGCAGGCGACCTGGTTAAGACGATAGACATTTTTGCTGAGGCTAAGGGCGGTGGCATAATAGGTCAGGCTTCAGCTATACGTACAGCTATTGCTAGGGCTATCCTAGAATGGAGCGGAAATGAGGAGTTGAAGAAAATCTACCTACAATACGATAGGCGTCTTCTCGTCGAGGATCCAAGACAGACCGAGCCCAAGAAACCGCATGGGCGCTCTGCACGGGCTAAGAGGCAGAAGAGTTATAGGTAA
- a CDS encoding DNA-directed RNA polymerase subunit N has product MLFPVRCFTCGSLIGDKWYEFASRVKNGEDPEKVLNDLGVKRYCCRRMFLSHVDLVDRILEYERIEEIYLTYTR; this is encoded by the coding sequence GTGTTGTTTCCGGTACGATGCTTTACATGTGGCAGCTTGATTGGTGATAAATGGTACGAATTTGCTTCACGTGTCAAAAATGGGGAAGATCCCGAGAAAGTTTTAAACGACCTAGGAGTAAAGAGGTATTGCTGCCGTAGAATGTTTCTATCCCACGTAGACCTGGTCGACCGAATCCTAGAATATGAAAGAATTGAAGAGATATACCTGACTTATACTAGATGA
- the rpsB gene encoding 30S ribosomal protein S2, translating to MSLDELKISEGELLIPLEMYLTAGVRIGTRMKSKFMEPYIYAARPDGLYLLDVKKTDERIRIAARFIARYEPSRVVAVSGRQYGFRPVRKFCGVTGCKPIVGRVLPGTFTNPALDHYTEADLMIVTDPRVDEQAIIEAGMVGIPVIALCDSDSPITNVDLVIPTNNRGRKALALIYWLLAREVLRARGDIPPTGELAVPLSDFEARILTTGEVV from the coding sequence TTGAGCCTAGACGAGTTGAAAATATCCGAGGGGGAACTACTAATCCCTCTTGAGATGTACTTAACGGCAGGCGTGCGTATAGGTACTAGGATGAAGAGCAAGTTCATGGAGCCGTATATATACGCAGCTAGACCCGATGGCTTATATCTCCTAGACGTCAAAAAGACCGATGAAAGGATAAGAATTGCAGCGCGTTTTATTGCACGATATGAACCCAGCAGGGTTGTGGCCGTATCCGGGAGACAATACGGTTTTAGACCTGTACGCAAGTTCTGTGGAGTCACTGGCTGTAAACCTATCGTGGGGAGAGTTTTACCCGGAACCTTTACGAATCCAGCATTGGATCACTACACTGAAGCCGACTTAATGATCGTGACAGACCCAAGGGTAGATGAGCAGGCCATAATTGAAGCCGGTATGGTGGGCATTCCCGTCATTGCTCTATGTGATAGCGACTCACCTATAACTAACGTTGACCTCGTTATACCAACAAACAATAGAGGGAGGAAAGCTCTCGCCCTCATTTATTGGCTACTTGCGCGAGAGGTTCTAAGGGCACGCGGAGACATTCCTCCCACTGGCGAGCTAGCAGTTCCTCTGTCTGATTTCGAGGCTAGGATTCTTACAACCGGCGAAGTAGTGTAG
- the amrB gene encoding AmmeMemoRadiSam system protein B, whose product MASRRYPAHSGYFYPKDPEELKEAIRQSFLHHLGPQRLPSKPSGFSGNIIGVISPHAGYVYSGHVAAHSYLALAEGGAPDVIVVIGPNHHALGAPVAFDENEYWLTPLGEIALDMELMKELTSIEPLFRFDLAAHMYEHSIEVQIPFLQFVFGNEFKLVPISMMLQTPEAARRIANAIVKVKRDHGLRLYLVASSDMSHYVDSKVASKKDALAIEKIKTLDSEGLYSVIIEEDISMCGYGPVMTLMETAKLTGHRRVDVLKYADSGDITGDKSEVVAYLSVAFRS is encoded by the coding sequence ATGGCTTCCAGGAGATATCCGGCGCACTCGGGCTATTTTTATCCTAAGGATCCTGAAGAATTAAAGGAGGCAATAAGGCAATCTTTTCTGCATCATCTTGGCCCCCAGAGGCTCCCCTCGAAGCCATCCGGGTTTTCCGGGAATATTATAGGAGTCATATCGCCACACGCGGGCTATGTGTATTCAGGCCACGTAGCAGCGCATTCATACCTAGCTCTAGCCGAGGGCGGGGCTCCTGACGTTATCGTTGTGATTGGTCCAAATCATCATGCTCTCGGTGCACCTGTTGCTTTTGATGAAAACGAGTATTGGCTAACGCCGCTCGGAGAAATTGCGCTGGACATGGAGCTGATGAAAGAGTTGACAAGCATAGAGCCGCTCTTCCGGTTTGATCTTGCAGCGCACATGTATGAACATTCAATTGAAGTACAGATACCTTTTCTACAGTTTGTATTCGGGAACGAGTTTAAGCTAGTGCCGATCTCTATGATGCTTCAAACCCCAGAGGCTGCGCGCAGGATTGCAAACGCCATAGTGAAAGTAAAGCGTGACCATGGGCTTAGACTCTACCTGGTAGCAAGCTCTGACATGAGCCACTATGTAGACTCAAAAGTAGCCTCTAAGAAAGACGCGTTAGCCATAGAGAAGATAAAGACGCTGGACTCAGAGGGACTCTATTCAGTCATTATCGAAGAAGATATATCGATGTGCGGTTATGGCCCAGTTATGACCCTTATGGAAACGGCTAAGCTTACAGGGCACAGAAGAGTAGATGTTTTGAAGTATGCCGACAGTGGAGACATAACAGGAGACAAAAGCGAAGTCGTAGCCTATCTTTCAGTGGCTTTCAGATCATAG